In Devosia sp. 1566, a single genomic region encodes these proteins:
- the gcvA gene encoding transcriptional regulator GcvA, translated as MKRRVLPSLNALRTFEAVARHNSFTRAAEELNVTQSAASRLVHSLEEYLEVALFTRRSRRIELTDQGHYYSRLVSRSLDLLEAGTVELMSSKAGQGTLSVGMLPTFGTRWLLPRLPSFQKLYPDILVNVVSSDGELDFINERIDIAIRFGHGQWPDALIDPLMSEEIQVVCSPMLLDGRPDLTLPAQLSSYRLIDHSTRPDSWEYWFRSIGSDVPAMNWGPRLEHFFMIIEAAKAGLGMALLPTFLIEQELLQAQLVSPFAQRVAGPGAYYLITPQTKAGLPRVMAFRQWVLDQLD; from the coding sequence GTGAAACGACGCGTTCTCCCCTCGCTCAACGCATTAAGAACCTTCGAAGCCGTGGCGCGACATAACTCATTCACGCGGGCGGCCGAGGAGCTGAACGTGACGCAGAGCGCGGCGAGCCGCCTTGTGCACAGCCTTGAAGAGTACCTCGAAGTGGCGCTGTTCACGCGACGCAGCCGACGCATCGAGTTGACCGACCAAGGTCACTATTACAGTCGTCTCGTGAGCCGATCACTTGACCTGTTGGAAGCAGGCACGGTTGAACTAATGTCATCGAAGGCAGGGCAGGGTACGCTCTCGGTCGGCATGCTTCCCACTTTCGGCACCCGCTGGCTCCTGCCGCGTCTGCCCTCCTTCCAAAAGCTCTACCCCGATATTTTGGTGAACGTCGTCTCCAGCGATGGCGAGCTCGATTTCATCAACGAGCGAATCGACATTGCCATCCGTTTTGGCCACGGCCAGTGGCCTGACGCGCTGATCGACCCGCTCATGAGCGAAGAGATCCAGGTCGTCTGCTCGCCTATGCTGCTCGATGGTCGCCCTGATCTCACATTACCGGCCCAGCTAAGCAGCTATCGATTGATCGATCACTCCACACGCCCGGACAGCTGGGAGTACTGGTTTCGCTCCATTGGCTCGGATGTGCCTGCCATGAACTGGGGCCCACGGCTGGAGCATTTCTTTATGATCATCGAGGCGGCAAAGGCGGGCCTCGGCATGGCGCTGCTGCCCACATTCCTGATCGAGCAAGAGTTGCTTCAAGCTCAACTTGTGTCGCCTTTCGCCCAGCGAGTTGCCGGGCCGGGCGCCTACTACCTCATCACACCCCAAACAAAAGCCGGACTGCCGCGTGTGATGGCTTTCCGGCAATGGGTTCTCGACCAATTGGATTAG